A region of Thermobifida halotolerans DNA encodes the following proteins:
- a CDS encoding N-6 DNA methylase yields the protein MSNTQFGTTVNSVGIARLAGVGRAAVSNWRRRYPDFPDPVDGAEGSPLFDLAEVRAWLRRMGKLAADESPDAVVEAVWNVLDPLREHLDGVDAVALLGAALAAREEGADLAALPEERLRDRLLASLDVGAPPPDLPDAAPLRRVLVDAADRLDAVGGAPDAFERLHQRYLTSVSRHFFADTPEIGALMLRLVDDSAATVLDPVCGTGTLLREAARRIPGVAVLGQELDPGAARLARVRLLLAGARPDIRCGDSLRADTFGGPAADAVVAHPPFNQTDWGFEELNLDPRWRYGVPARKEPELAWVQHALARVRPGGTVVMVLPPTVASRGSGRRVRRELIRRGALRAVIALPAGLTPPMGVPLTLWVLRSPENGSAPPDGVLLFDASDGRADDSRGEAARSWPATAESVVSVYRAFTKAPESVAESPGRYRVMSLADLLDEAVDVSPGRHVRRPGLDLDSLADTRGDLLRLSEDLAASLPGLRPATGTLHQAMTTLGELNRMGGLEIVYRRSGDDPGEGEPSLPALTGEDIERETAPSGRGRLDEHTVRLRPGDVVLPRIARRPVARVVTDEEAALHGTTYLLRPDPEVVDPWFLAGFLTGSGACAAAASTSRPGVTRITELRKVRVPRLPLADQRAYGVAYRRLTEFRRTLRRTTEVGDRLWWLLTEGLAVGTLRPENGKEA from the coding sequence ATGTCGAACACCCAGTTCGGGACCACCGTGAACTCGGTAGGTATCGCCCGCCTGGCGGGCGTGGGACGGGCCGCCGTCAGCAACTGGCGGCGGCGCTATCCGGACTTCCCCGACCCCGTGGACGGCGCCGAGGGCAGCCCGCTCTTCGACCTGGCCGAGGTCAGGGCCTGGCTGCGGAGGATGGGCAAACTCGCCGCCGACGAGAGCCCGGACGCGGTGGTCGAAGCCGTCTGGAACGTGCTCGACCCGCTCCGGGAGCACCTGGACGGCGTCGACGCCGTCGCACTGCTGGGCGCGGCTCTGGCGGCGCGCGAGGAGGGCGCGGACCTGGCGGCGCTGCCCGAGGAGCGACTACGCGACCGACTGCTGGCCTCCCTCGACGTGGGCGCCCCGCCACCGGACCTGCCCGACGCCGCCCCGCTGCGCCGCGTCCTGGTCGACGCGGCCGACCGGCTGGACGCGGTCGGCGGCGCGCCGGACGCCTTCGAACGCCTCCACCAGCGCTACCTCACCTCGGTCTCCCGCCACTTCTTCGCCGACACCCCCGAGATCGGCGCACTGATGCTGCGACTGGTGGACGACTCCGCCGCCACGGTCCTCGACCCGGTGTGCGGTACCGGGACACTGCTGCGCGAGGCGGCCCGCCGCATCCCGGGCGTCGCGGTCCTCGGACAGGAACTCGACCCGGGAGCCGCCCGACTGGCCAGGGTCCGCCTCCTCCTGGCGGGCGCCCGGCCCGACATCCGCTGCGGCGACTCGCTGCGTGCGGATACGTTCGGCGGTCCCGCCGCCGACGCGGTGGTCGCCCACCCGCCGTTCAACCAGACCGACTGGGGTTTCGAGGAACTCAACCTCGACCCGCGGTGGCGCTACGGGGTCCCGGCCCGCAAGGAGCCCGAACTCGCGTGGGTGCAGCACGCCCTGGCGCGCGTGCGGCCGGGCGGCACGGTGGTCATGGTGCTGCCCCCGACCGTGGCGTCACGCGGCAGCGGCCGACGGGTGCGCCGCGAACTGATCCGGCGCGGGGCGCTGCGCGCGGTGATCGCCCTGCCCGCCGGACTCACCCCGCCGATGGGGGTGCCGCTGACGCTGTGGGTGCTGCGCAGCCCCGAGAACGGCAGCGCTCCGCCGGACGGGGTGCTGCTGTTCGACGCGTCCGACGGCCGGGCCGACGACTCCAGGGGAGAGGCCGCCCGGTCGTGGCCCGCCACGGCCGAGAGCGTGGTCTCCGTCTACCGGGCGTTCACGAAGGCCCCGGAATCGGTCGCGGAGAGCCCCGGCCGCTACCGGGTCATGTCGCTGGCCGATCTGCTGGACGAGGCGGTGGACGTCTCCCCGGGGCGCCACGTGCGGCGGCCCGGCCTCGACCTCGACAGCCTGGCCGACACCCGCGGCGATCTGCTGCGGCTGTCGGAGGACCTGGCCGCCTCCCTGCCCGGGCTGCGGCCCGCCACGGGGACGCTGCACCAGGCGATGACCACGCTCGGGGAACTGAACCGGATGGGCGGTCTGGAGATCGTGTACCGGCGCTCCGGCGACGACCCCGGCGAGGGCGAGCCGTCCCTGCCCGCCCTCACCGGGGAGGACATCGAGCGCGAGACCGCGCCGTCGGGCCGGGGCCGCCTGGACGAGCACACGGTCCGACTCCGCCCCGGCGACGTCGTGCTGCCCCGGATCGCGCGCCGTCCGGTGGCGCGCGTCGTCACCGACGAGGAGGCGGCCCTGCACGGCACCACCTACCTGCTGCGCCCCGATCCCGAGGTGGTCGATCCGTGGTTCCTGGCCGGGTTCCTCACCGGCTCGGGCGCCTGCGCCGCGGCAGCCTCCACGAGCCGCCCGGGGGTCACCCGCATCACGGAACTGCGCAAGGTGCGGGTGCCCCGCCTGCCACTGGCCGACCAGCGCGCCTACGGTGTGGCGTACCGCCGGTTGACGGAGTTCCGCCGCACCCTGCGCCGCACCACCGAGGTCGGCGACCGCCTGTGGTGGCTGCTGACGGAGGGGCTGGCGGTGGGCACGCTGCGTCCCGAAAACGGGAAAGAGGCTTGA